One Clostridium estertheticum DNA segment encodes these proteins:
- a CDS encoding sensor histidine kinase has protein sequence MSGKRSMTRKFITSFIIFIVIPFFVMSFIVNRLYEDILITHYNEKVRQIMEQLSADLEVELKRGSLNVAKVSNEEELMILINQWYKEIYSSKKLEISSKINDKLNYLFAYSGEINSIAFFSKNGEVYKYKDPYYKSEEDILNSVLYNESMANKDKVFSQNNIKSYEDANKNKSEFLFGISPLTNYFNKSISFIYVEMKTEVFESIYSRFIGDRVGKMLIIDNEDKIVISPDKELIGKNISQIDYLKDVKTKESDTYKFKSKEGIMYISKHTSQYSGWRIIDVIGYNELTKDTTNLMKSLLTIFLVLILFFILYSKFFFTDIIKPIKKLIKKMNEIQKGKLDENVNIYTNLDEIKELGDNYNKMISDIKELMQERDNKERQRSQEEIKVLQAQINPHFMFNTLNVIKLMAAISKTENIRSVTESFMKLLSATFRNTQNFITVKEELEYLECYAEIMRVRFGDCFKLVIDVDEEIKELYIIKLMLQPIVENAIIHGIDEIEGDKDIFISGKINEDKLILQVEDNGIGMDEETINKLLSSEESSKTSFNGIGVKNTEKRIKLNCGEKYGIKIESEKNKYTRVKIILPVKYEQEG, from the coding sequence ATGTCCGGAAAAAGAAGTATGACAAGGAAATTTATTACAAGCTTTATTATATTTATCGTTATTCCTTTTTTTGTTATGAGTTTTATAGTAAATAGGTTGTATGAGGATATCTTAATAACTCATTATAATGAAAAAGTTAGACAAATTATGGAGCAGCTATCTGCGGATCTGGAGGTAGAGCTTAAAAGAGGCTCACTGAATGTAGCTAAAGTTTCTAATGAAGAAGAATTGATGATATTAATAAATCAATGGTATAAAGAAATATATTCTTCTAAAAAGCTTGAAATTTCCTCTAAAATTAATGATAAATTAAATTATTTATTTGCATACTCAGGAGAAATAAATTCTATAGCGTTTTTTAGCAAGAATGGTGAGGTATATAAGTATAAAGATCCCTACTACAAAAGTGAAGAAGATATTTTAAACAGCGTTTTATACAATGAAAGCATGGCCAATAAGGATAAGGTATTTAGCCAAAACAACATTAAAAGCTATGAAGATGCTAACAAAAATAAATCTGAATTTTTATTTGGTATAAGTCCATTAACTAATTATTTTAATAAGAGTATAAGCTTTATATATGTAGAGATGAAAACAGAGGTGTTTGAGTCCATATATTCAAGATTCATAGGAGATAGAGTCGGGAAAATGCTTATAATAGACAATGAGGACAAGATTGTAATATCTCCAGATAAAGAGTTAATTGGGAAAAATATTTCGCAAATAGATTATCTCAAGGATGTAAAAACTAAGGAATCAGATACCTATAAGTTTAAATCTAAGGAAGGAATAATGTATATTTCAAAACATACCTCTCAGTATAGTGGTTGGAGAATAATTGATGTAATAGGCTATAATGAATTGACAAAAGATACTACCAACCTAATGAAAAGCTTATTAACAATATTTTTAGTGCTTATACTGTTCTTTATTCTTTATTCTAAATTTTTCTTTACGGATATAATCAAACCTATAAAGAAGCTTATTAAGAAAATGAATGAAATACAAAAAGGTAAGTTAGATGAAAATGTTAATATATACACCAATCTAGATGAAATAAAAGAACTAGGAGATAATTATAATAAAATGATTTCTGATATAAAAGAGCTTATGCAAGAGCGTGATAATAAAGAAAGACAGAGGTCACAGGAGGAAATAAAGGTACTGCAAGCACAAATTAATCCTCATTTCATGTTTAATACCCTTAATGTAATTAAGCTTATGGCGGCAATTTCTAAAACAGAAAATATCAGAAGTGTAACAGAGTCCTTTATGAAGCTTTTATCAGCTACCTTTAGAAATACACAAAACTTTATTACTGTAAAAGAGGAACTAGAATACCTGGAATGTTATGCTGAAATTATGAGGGTAAGGTTTGGAGATTGCTTTAAATTAGTAATTGATGTGGATGAAGAGATTAAGGAACTTTATATTATTAAGCTAATGCTGCAGCCTATAGTGGAAAATGCCATAATTCATGGTATAGATGAGATTGAAGGGGATAAAGATATTTTTATTAGTGGAAAAATAAATGAAGACAAGCTTATTCTTCAGGTGGAAGATAACGGTATAGGTATGGATGAAGAGACTATAAATAAATTATTAAGTAGTGAAGAAAGTTCAAAGACAAGTTTTAATGGTATAGGGGTTAAAAATACTGAAAAAAGAATTAAACTAAATTGTGGTGAAAAATATGGTATCAAAATTGAAAGTGAAAAGAACAAATACACAAGGGTAAAGATTATTCTTCCAGTAAAATATGAACAGGAGGGTTGA
- a CDS encoding complex I 24 kDa subunit family protein — translation MNTTFDYSELDSILSDHEFKSCNIIAILQDTQEIYRYLPKEIFAYLSEKLGMSRAKIYSVATFYDNFSLEPKGRYVIKICDGTACHVRKSIPILNKLRAELGLSEAKVTTDDLMFTVETVSCLGACGLAPVITVNEKVHGAMTPEKARLLLNALKEAK, via the coding sequence ATGAATACAACCTTTGATTATAGCGAGTTGGATAGCATATTAAGTGATCATGAATTTAAATCCTGTAATATTATTGCAATACTTCAAGATACCCAGGAAATCTATAGGTATTTACCTAAAGAAATATTTGCATATTTGTCAGAAAAGCTTGGAATGAGCAGAGCCAAAATATACAGTGTAGCAACTTTTTATGACAACTTTTCTTTAGAACCTAAAGGCAGGTATGTTATAAAAATATGCGATGGTACAGCCTGTCATGTAAGAAAGTCTATTCCTATATTAAATAAGCTTCGAGCAGAACTCGGACTTTCTGAAGCTAAGGTTACAACTGATGATTTAATGTTTACAGTGGAAACGGTGTCATGCCTCGGCGCCTGTGGACTTGCACCGGTTATTACGGTTAATGAGAAGGTACATGGTGCAATGACTCCAGAAAAAGCAAGACTACTTTTAAACGCACTTAAGGAGGCGAAATAA
- a CDS encoding SPFH domain-containing protein: MSLSSYTFLIIPGIVLVGIFLFAYGIGFTSIGTDEVGIVEKWWSMSGSVPSDGLIALKGEAGYQPEVLRAGVHFKTPFKYKVKKVRLVTIPQGQIAYVFSRSGESLGDGQTLGKVIPESKSFQDVVAFLNNAGQKGPQRQILREGTYAFNLAQFIIITKDKVHSIFTSKDETAQIETMRSDLARVAGFNPVLISNAKAIEQYIPQNDGSEIPVVNSKIGNKYDSHDTIGIVTINEGPTPDNGAIIAPIVGEGINNESYHNNFQEPEKFLAADGRKGKQMQVLTDGVYFINRMFASVDIVPKSIIDIGYVGVVVSYFGDKGEDVSGTGYSHGELVEQGKKGIWRDSMMPGKYAFNTYAGKVVPVPTTNVILKWISGQSGVHKLDDNLKEISLITKDAFEPNLPLTVVFNIDYRKASSVVQRFGDIKMLIEQSLDPMVAGYFKNIGQTKTLIELVQDRSQIQQQAADEMKEKFKLYDLELQEVLIGTPAASASDTRIEKILAQLRDRQVAMEEIKTNEAKQKSAEKQRELNEAQAKAMAQSALTQSSIDIEVADNKGKSELRLAEQLAFKTQKLAEADKYKRTQEADAERYTREAQAAAQAKTIELTATANAKQVELQASAEAFKLEKVGNATALNIKAVADATAEQETKVGIAKGAAARALVDAYGGPELQVQQSVMIAFAEALKISKSPLVPQTVIMGGTDGKTPNAMEGILSMVLANMATEKNSVVSKSIENIIVKEVIKPENN, encoded by the coding sequence ATGAGTCTAAGTTCTTACACATTTTTAATTATACCAGGCATTGTGCTAGTAGGAATATTTTTATTTGCATATGGTATAGGGTTTACAAGCATAGGAACAGATGAAGTAGGTATTGTGGAGAAGTGGTGGAGTATGAGTGGTTCAGTGCCTTCAGATGGGCTTATTGCACTTAAAGGAGAAGCAGGTTATCAACCAGAAGTACTAAGGGCTGGTGTTCACTTCAAAACGCCTTTTAAGTATAAGGTTAAAAAGGTAAGACTGGTAACTATACCACAAGGTCAAATAGCTTATGTATTTTCAAGGTCAGGAGAAAGTTTAGGAGATGGTCAAACATTAGGTAAGGTTATCCCTGAAAGTAAATCATTTCAAGATGTTGTAGCATTTTTAAATAATGCTGGGCAAAAGGGACCACAAAGACAGATTCTTCGTGAGGGTACTTATGCATTTAACTTAGCACAATTTATTATAATTACGAAAGACAAGGTACATTCAATATTTACATCAAAGGATGAGACAGCGCAAATAGAAACAATGCGAAGCGACTTAGCCAGAGTAGCTGGATTTAATCCTGTACTTATTTCAAATGCAAAAGCCATTGAACAATACATCCCTCAGAACGATGGTAGTGAAATACCCGTGGTAAATAGTAAAATTGGTAATAAGTACGATAGTCACGATACTATAGGTATTGTAACTATCAATGAAGGTCCTACACCTGACAATGGAGCAATTATAGCACCTATTGTTGGTGAAGGTATAAATAATGAGTCCTATCACAATAACTTCCAAGAGCCAGAAAAGTTTTTAGCTGCAGATGGTAGAAAAGGTAAGCAGATGCAAGTTCTTACGGATGGAGTTTACTTCATCAATAGAATGTTTGCAAGTGTGGATATAGTACCTAAAAGCATTATAGACATTGGATATGTAGGAGTTGTGGTAAGTTATTTTGGTGATAAAGGCGAGGATGTTTCAGGTACAGGATACTCTCATGGAGAACTTGTAGAACAAGGTAAAAAGGGTATTTGGAGAGATTCCATGATGCCAGGAAAGTATGCATTTAATACCTATGCTGGTAAAGTTGTTCCAGTTCCTACTACTAATGTAATTTTAAAGTGGATTAGTGGCCAATCTGGAGTACACAAGCTAGATGATAATTTAAAAGAAATTAGTTTAATCACTAAAGATGCTTTTGAGCCTAATTTACCACTTACAGTAGTATTTAACATTGATTATAGAAAAGCGTCATCAGTTGTACAAAGGTTCGGGGATATTAAAATGCTTATTGAACAATCTCTTGACCCAATGGTAGCTGGTTACTTTAAAAATATTGGGCAAACGAAAACTCTTATAGAACTCGTTCAAGACAGAAGTCAAATTCAACAACAGGCAGCAGATGAAATGAAAGAAAAATTCAAACTATATGATTTAGAGTTGCAAGAAGTATTAATTGGAACACCAGCAGCCTCTGCTAGCGATACAAGAATTGAAAAAATTCTTGCACAGCTTAGAGATAGACAAGTGGCTATGGAAGAGATTAAGACTAATGAAGCTAAACAAAAATCTGCTGAAAAGCAAAGAGAATTAAATGAAGCCCAAGCAAAAGCAATGGCACAATCAGCACTTACTCAATCAAGTATTGATATAGAGGTAGCTGATAATAAAGGTAAATCAGAATTAAGACTTGCAGAACAGTTAGCATTTAAAACTCAGAAACTTGCTGAAGCGGATAAGTATAAGAGAACTCAAGAAGCAGATGCTGAAAGATACACAAGGGAAGCACAAGCGGCAGCACAAGCGAAAACTATAGAATTAACAGCTACTGCTAATGCGAAGCAAGTAGAATTGCAAGCAAGTGCAGAAGCATTCAAACTTGAAAAAGTTGGTAACGCGACAGCACTAAATATTAAAGCAGTCGCAGATGCTACAGCTGAGCAAGAAACAAAGGTAGGTATTGCAAAGGGAGCAGCAGCAAGAGCTTTAGTTGATGCATATGGTGGCCCAGAGTTACAAGTACAACAAAGTGTCATGATAGCATTTGCAGAGGCATTAAAGATAAGCAAGTCTCCACTTGTACCACAAACCGTAATAATGGGCGGTACTGATGGGAAAACACCTAATGCAATGGAAGGAATATTGAGTATGGTGCTTGCAAATATGGCAACTGAAAAAAATTCAGTAGTATCAAAATCTATAGAAAATATAATAGTTAAAGAGGTAATAAAACCAGAAAATAACTAA
- a CDS encoding nitroreductase family protein — protein MNETLKNIRNRRSTRAFLPEQLNDTDVQDIIDAGIYAPSATNKQPWHFTVVQRKDILDRLNDAFKEIAGKSDNEYIRRFTDNEKFHVFYNAPTVVLVSGDKNNEYASVDCAVAAENMLVAAESLEIGSCWIGLIAYLLNSQQGAEWMRELEIPEGFRQIHAFCLGYKKIEVTNAPKRKENTVNYVK, from the coding sequence ATGAATGAAACTTTAAAAAATATAAGAAATAGAAGAAGCACTAGGGCCTTTTTACCAGAACAACTCAATGATACAGATGTGCAGGATATAATAGATGCAGGTATTTATGCACCAAGTGCTACAAATAAGCAACCATGGCATTTTACAGTAGTACAAAGAAAAGATATTCTAGACAGATTAAATGATGCGTTTAAGGAGATTGCAGGTAAATCTGATAATGAATATATTAGGAGATTTACTGATAATGAAAAATTTCATGTGTTCTATAATGCACCAACAGTAGTATTAGTATCAGGAGACAAAAATAATGAGTATGCATCAGTTGATTGCGCAGTAGCAGCAGAAAACATGCTTGTAGCAGCAGAATCACTAGAAATTGGATCTTGTTGGATAGGCCTTATAGCCTACCTATTAAATAGTCAGCAAGGAGCAGAATGGATGAGGGAGCTTGAAATACCAGAAGGGTTTAGACAAATACATGCATTTTGTCTTGGATATAAAAAAATTGAAGTAACTAATGCACCAAAAAGGAAAGAGAACACAGTGAATTATGTAAAATAA
- the nuoF gene encoding NADH-quinone oxidoreductase subunit NuoF — protein sequence MLHNRKDLINIRNEYKASLDMQNKKILICAGTGCIAGGALEIYDELVKLMGEKGINCGISLEKEPHDQSVGIKKSGCHGFCEMGPLVRIEPWGYLYIKVKPEDCAEILEKTILNNECVERLAYRKDGKIHKKQEEIPFYKKQTRIALEHCGHIDATSIEEYFAIGGYSAVEKALFDMSSVEIIKQIEESNLRGRGGGGFPTGRKWSQVKLQKEPTKYIVCNGDEGDPGAFMDRSVMEGDPHRVLEGMIIAAIACGAQEGYIYVRAEYPLAVSRLKNAISQARSYGILGDNILGTSFSFDIKINRGAGAFVCGEGSALTASIEGKRGMPRVKPPRTVEQGLFGKPTVLNNVETFANVPSIITRGADWYKTIGTEKSPGTKAFALTGNIENTGLIEVPMGTTLREIIFDIGGGIKNGKEFKAVQIGGPSGGCLITSNLDLLLDFDSLKKVGAMIGSGGLVVMDEDTCMVEVAKFFMDFTQNESCGKCVPCREGTKRMLEILERIVLGKGVLSDIDLLLELADTISSTALCGLGKTAALPVVSTIKNFRDEYETHIIQKKCPSKTCAALKTIFIEEELCKGCSKCARICPVNAISGKIKEPFEIDSDKCIKCGACIETCPFKAIKED from the coding sequence ATGCTTCACAATAGGAAGGATTTAATTAATATTAGAAATGAGTATAAGGCTAGCCTTGATATGCAAAACAAAAAAATTCTTATATGTGCTGGTACTGGATGTATTGCGGGTGGGGCCTTAGAGATATATGATGAACTTGTTAAGTTAATGGGGGAAAAGGGGATAAATTGTGGAATAAGTCTTGAAAAAGAACCACATGATCAATCAGTCGGGATTAAAAAAAGTGGATGTCATGGTTTTTGTGAAATGGGTCCTCTTGTAAGAATTGAGCCTTGGGGATATTTATACATAAAAGTAAAGCCTGAAGATTGCGCGGAAATATTAGAAAAAACTATACTTAATAATGAGTGCGTTGAGAGACTTGCATATAGGAAAGACGGGAAGATACATAAAAAACAAGAGGAAATACCTTTTTATAAAAAACAAACTAGAATTGCACTTGAACATTGTGGGCATATTGATGCCACTTCCATAGAAGAATACTTTGCTATAGGTGGATATAGTGCAGTTGAAAAAGCATTATTTGATATGAGTTCGGTGGAGATCATTAAACAAATAGAAGAGTCAAATTTAAGAGGTCGTGGAGGCGGTGGATTCCCTACAGGTCGTAAGTGGTCTCAAGTAAAACTACAAAAGGAACCTACGAAATATATTGTGTGTAATGGTGACGAGGGTGACCCAGGAGCGTTCATGGATAGAAGTGTAATGGAGGGGGACCCACATAGAGTACTTGAGGGTATGATTATTGCGGCGATTGCTTGTGGTGCTCAAGAAGGGTATATATATGTGAGAGCAGAGTATCCTCTGGCTGTAAGTAGGCTTAAGAATGCTATTAGTCAAGCAAGAAGTTATGGGATTTTAGGTGATAATATTCTTGGAACAAGTTTTAGTTTTGATATTAAGATTAACAGAGGCGCAGGTGCCTTCGTATGTGGTGAGGGAAGTGCCCTTACAGCTTCTATTGAAGGAAAAAGAGGGATGCCAAGAGTAAAACCTCCAAGAACAGTTGAGCAAGGACTTTTCGGTAAGCCAACAGTACTTAATAATGTTGAAACCTTTGCTAATGTACCTTCCATTATTACTAGAGGGGCAGATTGGTATAAAACTATTGGAACTGAAAAAAGCCCAGGAACTAAAGCCTTTGCATTAACAGGTAATATTGAAAACACTGGACTTATTGAGGTACCCATGGGTACAACCTTAAGAGAAATAATATTTGACATAGGTGGAGGGATCAAGAATGGCAAAGAGTTTAAAGCTGTCCAAATAGGTGGACCTTCTGGTGGGTGTCTTATAACCTCGAATCTTGATTTGTTACTAGATTTTGATTCATTAAAAAAAGTGGGAGCAATGATAGGCTCTGGCGGTCTTGTGGTTATGGATGAAGATACCTGCATGGTTGAGGTTGCAAAATTCTTTATGGATTTCACACAAAATGAATCTTGTGGGAAATGTGTTCCTTGCCGCGAGGGTACTAAAAGAATGCTAGAAATTCTTGAAAGAATAGTTTTAGGTAAAGGTGTGCTTTCAGATATTGATTTGCTATTAGAGCTTGCAGATACAATTTCCTCAACAGCACTATGTGGTCTTGGAAAAACCGCTGCATTACCAGTTGTTAGTACCATTAAAAATTTCCGTGATGAGTATGAAACTCATATAATTCAAAAGAAATGTCCATCCAAAACCTGCGCAGCCCTTAAAACAATATTTATTGAGGAAGAACTTTGCAAAGGATGCTCAAAGTGTGCGAGAATTTGTCCTGTTAACGCAATTTCAGGCAAAATTAAAGAACCTTTTGAAATTGATAGTGATAAGTGCATTAAGTGTGGTGCCTGTATAGAAACCTGCCCATTTAAAGCTATAAAGGAGGATTAA
- a CDS encoding [FeFe] hydrogenase, group A: MNGKFMIIDNIPVEINGEKNILELVRKAGIDLPTFCYYSELSVYGACRMCMVENKWGDMEAACSTPPRDGMEIHTNTPRLRKYRKMNLELLLSNHCRDCTTCEKNGHCKLQDLAQRFGIMKIRFENTFENREIDNSSLCIVRDKSKCILCGDCVRVCDEVQNVGAIDFVKRGSKMSVGTAFDEPLSESNCVGCGQCAAVCPTGAIVVKNDTARLWEDISDKDTKVVVQIAPAVRVGISQELGQKDGENVMGKIVSALRKMGFDEVFDTSTGADLTVLEETTEFLSRLEKNEKLPLFTSCCPAWVNYVENTYPSLLKNVSTCRSPMQMFSSVLKEHYKHSNKRIVSVAIMPCTAKKSEAKRNEFTEDGVSSVDYVITTQELIQMIKESGIVFSEVEPEAVDMPFGVSSGAGVIFGVTGGVTEAVIRRVLDDKSTSTLRALAFNGVRGMEGVKETSITVDNRVINIAVVSGLKNADDLVKRIEAGEAHYDFVEVMACPGGCISGAGQPFAKTEGKLKRGAGLYEADRMSSIKRSEENPVMMSLYQGILKGKVHKLLHVEYKGKE; encoded by the coding sequence ATGAATGGAAAGTTTATGATTATAGATAATATACCTGTAGAGATAAATGGAGAAAAAAATATTCTTGAATTAGTTAGAAAAGCTGGTATAGATTTACCTACCTTTTGTTATTATTCTGAGCTTTCAGTTTATGGCGCTTGCCGTATGTGTATGGTAGAAAATAAATGGGGAGATATGGAAGCTGCCTGCTCTACTCCTCCAAGGGATGGTATGGAAATACACACCAATACTCCTAGACTTAGAAAATATAGAAAAATGAATCTGGAACTTTTGCTTTCAAATCACTGTAGAGATTGCACTACTTGTGAAAAAAATGGTCATTGTAAGCTTCAGGATTTAGCACAACGCTTTGGAATAATGAAAATAAGATTTGAGAATACTTTTGAAAATAGGGAAATAGACAATTCCTCTCTATGCATAGTGAGGGATAAAAGTAAGTGCATTTTATGTGGTGACTGTGTTAGGGTGTGTGATGAGGTACAAAATGTTGGAGCTATTGATTTTGTTAAGAGAGGTTCCAAAATGAGTGTTGGTACAGCTTTTGATGAACCACTATCAGAGTCCAATTGTGTTGGTTGTGGACAATGTGCAGCAGTTTGTCCTACGGGTGCTATTGTTGTTAAAAATGACACAGCGAGACTTTGGGAAGACATTAGTGATAAAGATACAAAGGTTGTAGTTCAGATTGCGCCTGCAGTTAGAGTTGGAATTAGCCAGGAGCTAGGACAAAAAGATGGAGAAAATGTAATGGGCAAAATAGTAAGTGCTCTTAGAAAAATGGGTTTTGATGAGGTATTTGATACTTCTACAGGAGCGGATCTTACAGTTTTGGAGGAAACCACGGAATTTCTTTCACGACTTGAAAAAAATGAGAAATTACCACTATTTACATCTTGCTGCCCAGCTTGGGTAAATTATGTAGAAAATACATACCCAAGTTTACTTAAAAATGTATCTACTTGTCGTTCGCCTATGCAAATGTTTTCCTCAGTACTCAAGGAACACTACAAACATTCTAATAAGAGAATTGTATCTGTGGCAATTATGCCTTGTACAGCAAAAAAATCTGAAGCAAAAAGGAATGAATTTACAGAGGATGGGGTTTCTAGTGTAGATTATGTAATAACTACGCAAGAGCTTATCCAAATGATAAAAGAATCGGGAATTGTATTCTCTGAGGTAGAGCCTGAGGCAGTTGATATGCCATTTGGTGTTAGCAGTGGAGCTGGAGTTATATTTGGAGTAACAGGTGGTGTTACTGAAGCTGTAATACGTAGAGTTTTAGATGATAAATCGACTTCAACATTACGTGCACTTGCATTTAATGGAGTACGTGGCATGGAGGGAGTTAAAGAAACTAGCATTACTGTGGATAACCGCGTAATAAATATAGCAGTAGTAAGTGGCCTTAAAAATGCAGATGATCTTGTAAAAAGAATTGAAGCGGGAGAAGCTCATTATGATTTCGTTGAAGTTATGGCATGTCCGGGTGGATGTATTAGTGGTGCAGGACAACCATTTGCAAAAACTGAGGGTAAATTAAAACGTGGTGCCGGGCTATATGAAGCAGATAGAATGAGTAGCATAAAACGTTCAGAGGAAAATCCAGTGATGATGTCCTTGTACCAGGGAATTCTAAAAGGTAAGGTTCACAAGTTGTTACATGTAGAATATAAAGGAAAGGAGTGA
- a CDS encoding glycosyltransferase codes for MKWEYSLFNRVKDIQSRSVINDIGGCDPLSKCFIMAYLASYFKLKNYVEIGVDNGRSLFSVAQAVKDNNGKAYGIDPYLLVEDEEYDFEEILKKRVNRFLEGIDFENMYNKVLMNTEVFKLSKVVEIVRKTSTEAALYLKDIDMLHIDGKYDFESVQDDINNYAPLMREGGIIVFDCINWDSVKRCYDQYKNDYIILLETNNFGILMKKQKNQKNLNGAVDLSKKLENIYYRLLEIDNKTEEEKITVNVGVLAYNHEKYIVDCLNSIIKQKGDFNLNIIICEDKSTDGTAGIVEAYINNVEVGKNVTFEFLKGKVNLGMVKNIKRLLKACSKSRYTALMDGDDYWADENKLQIHIEFMESHPQCSISFDDILFYDEIENEYNFYNIQQQIKGDILTTPDITSINFIGNISCCFYYSKYFDQIPNGFFEMFVGDWMLNIEFSLFGEIGHVNKAMTVYRRHEQGILNGMNDNDKNKKTIVLIDAYNKFLNYTYNEQFSNIRKFCELKLGNKYLEYLIYRPIRLE; via the coding sequence TTGAAATGGGAATATAGTCTATTTAACAGAGTTAAAGATATTCAAAGCCGTTCTGTTATCAATGATATTGGAGGGTGTGACCCACTATCCAAATGTTTTATTATGGCATATTTAGCATCTTACTTTAAGCTGAAAAATTACGTAGAGATTGGTGTGGATAATGGTAGAAGTCTATTTTCTGTTGCTCAGGCGGTTAAAGACAATAACGGAAAAGCATATGGAATAGACCCTTATCTCCTTGTTGAAGATGAAGAATATGATTTCGAGGAAATATTAAAAAAAAGGGTAAACAGGTTTTTAGAAGGCATAGATTTTGAAAACATGTATAATAAGGTCTTAATGAATACAGAAGTATTTAAACTTTCTAAAGTTGTTGAAATTGTAAGAAAAACCTCCACAGAAGCCGCTCTATATTTAAAAGATATAGATATGCTTCATATTGATGGTAAATATGATTTCGAAAGTGTGCAGGATGATATTAATAATTATGCACCATTAATGAGAGAGGGTGGAATTATTGTATTTGACTGCATAAACTGGGATTCCGTAAAACGCTGCTATGATCAATATAAAAATGATTATATAATATTACTTGAAACAAATAATTTCGGTATATTGATGAAAAAACAGAAAAATCAGAAAAATTTAAACGGTGCAGTTGATTTATCAAAAAAATTGGAAAATATATATTATAGGTTGCTTGAGATAGATAATAAAACAGAAGAAGAAAAAATTACCGTAAATGTAGGTGTATTAGCATATAACCACGAAAAATATATAGTTGATTGCCTTAATTCAATAATAAAACAAAAAGGTGATTTCAATTTAAATATTATTATTTGTGAAGATAAATCCACCGACGGAACCGCAGGGATTGTGGAAGCCTATATTAATAATGTAGAAGTTGGCAAAAACGTAACTTTTGAATTTTTGAAAGGTAAAGTAAATTTAGGCATGGTAAAAAATATAAAGCGATTATTAAAAGCTTGTAGCAAAAGCAGATATACTGCGTTAATGGATGGTGATGATTACTGGGCTGATGAGAACAAATTACAAATTCATATAGAATTTATGGAAAGCCATCCGCAGTGCTCTATTTCATTCGATGACATTTTATTTTATGATGAAATTGAAAATGAATATAACTTTTATAATATACAGCAACAAATTAAAGGTGACATTTTAACTACACCAGATATAACAAGTATAAATTTTATTGGCAATATCTCCTGCTGTTTTTATTATAGCAAATATTTTGATCAAATTCCTAATGGATTTTTTGAAATGTTTGTTGGAGATTGGATGCTAAATATTGAATTTTCATTGTTTGGAGAAATAGGACACGTCAACAAAGCAATGACCGTATATAGAAGGCATGAACAGGGTATTTTGAACGGAATGAACGATAATGATAAGAACAAAAAAACTATAGTATTAATCGATGCTTACAATAAATTTTTAAATTATACCTATAACGAACAATTTTCTAATATTCGTAAATTCTGTGAATTAAAATTGGGTAATAAGTATTTGGAATATCTAATTTACAGACCCATTAGACTTGAATAA
- a CDS encoding (2Fe-2S) ferredoxin domain-containing protein has product MIDLSVCVGSACHIKGSYNVINNFQQIIEEYNLSDKVQLKAIFCLGHCTKGVSVKIDDSEVYSVSGSTSRKFFETEVLPKLDL; this is encoded by the coding sequence ATGATAGATTTGAGTGTTTGTGTAGGTAGTGCATGCCATATTAAAGGATCCTACAATGTTATTAATAACTTTCAGCAAATTATTGAAGAATATAACCTGTCAGATAAAGTACAACTAAAAGCAATTTTTTGCTTAGGTCATTGTACAAAGGGCGTATCTGTAAAAATAGATGACAGTGAAGTTTATAGTGTTTCAGGAAGTACATCCAGGAAGTTTTTTGAAACAGAGGTATTACCAAAATTAGATTTATAG
- a CDS encoding Ig-like domain-containing protein — translation MGEAPKLPETVKSKLSDGNETALPVRWDGV, via the coding sequence ATTGGTGAGGCGCCCAAACTTCCGGAAACTGTAAAATCTAAACTTAGTGATGGAAATGAAACTGCTCTCCCAGTAAGATGGGATGGAGTATAA